One Sodalinema gerasimenkoae IPPAS B-353 DNA segment encodes these proteins:
- a CDS encoding CHASE2 domain-containing protein — protein MRDKLRGQVWRWRGIWAIAPTATAIVFLIRATGLLQGLELAALDVFFRLRPQEEPDKRVLVVGISENDLQQYGHPINDQLLAEALEYIATGQPRAIGLDIYRDLPVPPPYPEIVQQFQQQPELLTQTPPLEPGYAQLNQIYRDIENLIGIGKVTGGVDRVAPPPVLAELGRVGANDLPRDQDGRLRRAFLYLTDPQSQDVVLSIGLHLALLHLEPYGILPQITDDDRQWVQLADTIFVPLSSGDGGYGSFDDRGYQIFINYRNNGKTFETIELQDILEQQVSPDIFRDRTILIGHTAESLKDFFDTPFSIQAEGIQKTSGVEVHANVVSHILSATLDGRSQILTLPKPLEWAWIFSAAVSGAALAWIWRYSDRAMRLLGQILSGTLVIGIAYWAFLQGWWIPLLPPLIAQSLAALSIVAYVARSAIDIRHTFSRYLTDEVVATLLETPEGLRLGGERRKITILTSDLRGFTSISERLPPEDVVSILNIYLEAMADAITSYQGTIDEFMGDGILVLFGAPTQRCDDAERAVACAIAMQKAMTQVNQKMTELDLPNLEMGIGINTGEVVVGNIGSLKRTKYGIVGSQVNLTYRIESYTVGGQILITESTLKDVDSIIDFDAEDKVCPKGVTQPISIYSVVGISGKHNLTLSRDQPPLHELNPALPVSFTPLHGKQLSDRHYPAELIKLSPHGAHLSSPHGADLLMNLRFIIDLPESFGKSPEEFYGKVIKDDSVPPNCFAIRLTAVPMELKAYFEQLYEADCSQPSSVSQSPSST, from the coding sequence ATGCGGGATAAACTTCGAGGACAGGTTTGGCGGTGGCGAGGCATTTGGGCGATCGCCCCCACCGCCACCGCAATCGTTTTTCTAATACGAGCAACGGGACTCCTCCAAGGCTTAGAACTAGCGGCCTTGGATGTGTTTTTTCGTCTACGTCCCCAGGAAGAGCCAGACAAACGGGTGTTAGTGGTGGGAATTTCCGAAAATGATTTGCAGCAGTACGGTCATCCCATCAATGATCAACTCCTGGCCGAGGCCCTGGAATACATCGCCACCGGCCAACCTCGGGCCATTGGCTTAGATATCTATCGAGATTTACCTGTTCCCCCACCTTACCCAGAGATTGTCCAGCAGTTTCAGCAGCAACCAGAATTACTCACTCAAACTCCCCCCCTAGAACCCGGCTATGCTCAGTTAAACCAGATCTACCGAGACATCGAAAATCTGATCGGCATTGGTAAAGTGACCGGTGGGGTCGATCGCGTGGCCCCGCCTCCCGTCTTAGCTGAACTGGGGCGCGTGGGGGCTAATGATTTACCCCGAGACCAAGATGGCCGCCTACGACGAGCCTTTCTCTATCTCACAGATCCTCAATCCCAAGACGTTGTCCTCAGTATTGGCCTACATCTAGCCCTACTGCACCTCGAACCCTATGGAATTCTGCCTCAAATTACTGACGATGACCGTCAATGGGTCCAACTTGCAGATACCATCTTTGTCCCCCTTTCCAGTGGCGATGGCGGCTATGGCAGCTTTGACGATCGCGGCTACCAAATTTTTATTAACTACCGCAACAATGGCAAAACCTTTGAAACCATTGAACTTCAGGACATTTTAGAGCAGCAAGTTTCCCCAGATATCTTTCGCGATCGCACCATCCTAATTGGCCACACTGCTGAAAGCCTCAAAGACTTTTTTGATACCCCCTTCAGTATTCAAGCCGAGGGCATCCAGAAAACCTCAGGGGTTGAAGTTCACGCCAACGTCGTCAGCCATATTCTCAGTGCCACCCTCGACGGGCGATCGCAAATTCTCACCCTTCCCAAACCCCTCGAATGGGCCTGGATCTTCTCAGCGGCCGTCTCCGGTGCCGCGTTAGCCTGGATTTGGCGCTATAGCGATCGCGCCATGCGCCTATTAGGGCAAATCCTCTCAGGAACCCTGGTGATTGGCATCGCCTATTGGGCCTTTTTACAAGGCTGGTGGATTCCCCTACTGCCCCCCCTCATCGCCCAAAGCCTTGCCGCCCTCAGTATCGTGGCTTACGTGGCCCGCTCGGCGATCGATATTCGCCATACCTTTAGCCGCTACCTCACCGATGAAGTGGTCGCCACCCTCCTAGAAACCCCCGAAGGCTTACGTTTAGGAGGAGAACGGCGCAAAATCACCATTCTCACCTCCGACTTACGAGGGTTCACCAGCATCTCCGAACGACTCCCCCCAGAAGATGTCGTCTCAATCCTCAACATTTATCTCGAAGCCATGGCCGATGCCATCACCAGCTATCAGGGGACTATTGATGAGTTCATGGGAGATGGGATTCTAGTTCTGTTTGGCGCTCCCACCCAACGCTGTGATGATGCCGAGCGAGCCGTCGCCTGTGCCATCGCCATGCAGAAAGCCATGACCCAAGTCAACCAAAAAATGACTGAGTTAGACCTGCCCAACCTAGAAATGGGGATTGGCATCAATACCGGCGAGGTCGTTGTCGGTAACATTGGCTCCCTAAAACGCACCAAATATGGAATTGTCGGCTCTCAAGTCAATTTAACCTATCGCATCGAATCCTATACCGTCGGCGGTCAGATTCTCATTACCGAATCCACCCTCAAGGACGTCGACAGCATCATTGATTTTGATGCTGAAGACAAAGTATGTCCAAAAGGGGTCACCCAACCCATCTCTATTTATTCCGTCGTCGGCATTAGCGGCAAACATAACCTCACCCTATCCCGAGACCAACCGCCTCTCCATGAGCTGAACCCTGCCCTTCCCGTGTCCTTTACCCCCTTACATGGCAAACAATTGAGCGATCGCCACTACCCCGCTGAGCTAATCAAACTCTCTCCCCATGGCGCTCATCTGAGTTCACCCCATGGGGCAGACTTACTCATGAACCTAAGATTTATCATCGATTTGCCCGAATCATTTGGCAAAAGTCCCGAAGAGTTTTACGGCAAAGTTATCAAAGACGATAGCGTCCCCCCCAACTGTTTTGCCATCCGGCTTACCGCCGTCCCCATGGAACTCAAAGCCTATTTTGAGCAGCTTTATGAAGCTGACTGTTCTCAACCTTCGTCGGTGAGTCAATCCCCGTCCTCGACCTAG
- a CDS encoding DUF928 domain-containing protein — protein sequence MVCNRVPSLTLSLGLLLGLLSGHHSPVKAQFSAPNSETPISSGGRTLQFSPPDRGAPDSADGGATRRSDCIHVVPLMPVDDRNIHFGLTYQEHPSFYWYIGSAKAGLESAKIIIERDNNQGDIEEVHRVNVSLPSTLNDREHILQFSASPDEPGLAVDELYRWYLEIQCNPLDLQDPTSLMIYEGWIERVEPDVEIAQGSTPREASSELAYQYGTAGIWFDYLQEMVSTLDAWSYILSGFGIIQPETDVDILRDETETVSEEPNVTFYPLVRHPSSSDETDPDETDLDLGHHQEWILDLE from the coding sequence ATGGTTTGCAATCGTGTTCCATCTCTAACATTGAGTTTAGGACTGCTGCTTGGACTCCTGAGTGGCCATCACAGTCCTGTCAAGGCCCAATTTTCCGCCCCCAACTCAGAAACTCCTATCAGTTCCGGGGGACGCACCCTTCAGTTCTCCCCCCCCGATCGCGGCGCTCCAGACTCTGCCGACGGGGGAGCAACTCGGCGATCGGATTGCATTCATGTTGTCCCCCTGATGCCCGTTGATGACCGCAATATCCACTTCGGCTTAACCTATCAAGAGCATCCGAGCTTCTACTGGTACATCGGCAGTGCCAAAGCCGGCTTAGAAAGCGCCAAAATTATCATTGAGCGCGATAACAATCAGGGTGACATCGAAGAAGTCCACCGAGTGAACGTGAGCCTCCCCTCAACCCTCAACGACAGGGAGCATATCTTGCAGTTTTCAGCATCCCCCGACGAACCCGGCTTAGCCGTTGACGAGTTATATCGTTGGTACTTAGAAATTCAATGTAACCCTCTCGATCTCCAAGATCCCACTAGCCTCATGATTTATGAGGGCTGGATTGAGCGAGTTGAGCCAGACGTAGAGATCGCTCAGGGGTCAACCCCTCGGGAGGCCTCCTCAGAGTTAGCCTATCAGTATGGAACAGCCGGGATTTGGTTTGACTATCTTCAGGAGATGGTGAGTACCCTCGATGCTTGGTCATATATCCTCTCGGGCTTTGGTATCATCCAGCCGGAAACGGATGTTGACATTCTCAGAGATGAAACTGAAACCGTCTCAGAGGAACCCAACGTCACCTTCTATCCCCTCGTCCGCCATCCCTCATCCTCAGATGAGACTGACCCCGATGAGACTGACCTCGACCTCGGCCATCACCAAGAGTGGATTCTCGATCTAGAGTAG
- a CDS encoding nucleoside triphosphate pyrophosphohydrolase, with protein MDNSQVFPHKLVRDRIPEIIKNAGKHCQIEYLNQEDYRQALRDKLIEEAQEAAQADNDHLLSELADLREVIDALLTSYHIPPERLKHQQQQRHQERGGFEQQIRLLRVCGPGDRG; from the coding sequence ATGGATAACTCTCAAGTATTCCCCCATAAACTGGTTCGCGATCGCATTCCCGAGATTATTAAAAACGCCGGTAAACATTGCCAAATCGAATATCTCAACCAAGAGGACTATCGACAGGCCTTGCGAGACAAACTCATCGAAGAAGCCCAAGAAGCGGCCCAGGCCGACAATGACCATCTCCTCAGCGAACTGGCCGATCTCAGGGAAGTCATAGACGCTCTCCTCACCAGCTATCACATCCCTCCTGAGCGCCTAAAGCACCAACAACAGCAGCGTCACCAAGAACGCGGAGGCTTTGAACAACAGATTCGGCTTTTGCGCGTCTGCGGGCCCGGCGATCGCGGATAA
- a CDS encoding NIL domain-containing protein, translating to MKKRVTLTFPRQSVQMPVTYRLAKDFNIASNIIRAQVAPNQIGKLVLELLGDIDEIHEAIDWMRAQEISVSVASGEIEIDETACVDCGLCTGVCPTQALSLHPESFELHFTRSRCIVCEQCIATCPVQAISTNL from the coding sequence ATGAAAAAGCGTGTCACCCTCACCTTCCCCCGCCAATCGGTGCAAATGCCCGTCACCTACCGATTAGCCAAAGACTTTAACATCGCCTCCAACATTATCCGCGCCCAAGTCGCCCCCAATCAAATCGGCAAACTGGTGCTAGAACTATTAGGAGACATCGACGAAATCCACGAAGCCATCGACTGGATGCGGGCCCAAGAAATTTCTGTATCCGTCGCCAGTGGTGAAATCGAAATTGACGAAACCGCCTGCGTCGACTGCGGCCTCTGTACCGGTGTTTGTCCCACCCAAGCCCTATCCCTGCATCCAGAAAGCTTTGAACTGCATTTCACGCGATCGCGCTGTATCGTCTGTGAACAGTGCATCGCCACCTGTCCCGTGCAAGCCATTTCCACCAACCTCTAA
- a CDS encoding thioredoxin family protein translates to MMGEKPLDTNLDASEVTLATRIRNLIVVTVAAVLSVLIVLALQTQGTTASLSSLANRSVPLEEALTNGQPSFVEFYADWCTSCQAMAGDMAALREEYDDRVNFVMLNVDNSKWLPEMGRYEVDGIPHFVFLNPQGVAIAQTIGEQPRTIVAANLEALLAGRPLPYNRQAGRTSEVPSGANVGSQGDDPRRHGAQVQD, encoded by the coding sequence ATGATGGGTGAGAAACCATTGGATACGAACCTCGACGCCTCAGAGGTGACCCTAGCGACGCGAATCCGTAATTTGATTGTGGTCACGGTGGCGGCGGTTCTGAGTGTCTTGATTGTTTTAGCGCTCCAGACTCAGGGAACAACGGCCTCTCTGTCTAGCTTAGCGAATCGTTCGGTGCCTTTGGAGGAGGCTCTGACAAATGGTCAACCGAGTTTTGTGGAGTTTTATGCGGATTGGTGTACCAGTTGTCAGGCAATGGCGGGGGATATGGCGGCGTTGCGAGAGGAGTATGACGATCGCGTCAATTTTGTCATGCTCAATGTAGACAATAGTAAATGGCTCCCGGAGATGGGCCGCTATGAGGTGGATGGGATTCCTCATTTTGTCTTCTTGAATCCTCAGGGGGTGGCGATCGCCCAAACCATTGGTGAACAACCCCGAACCATTGTGGCGGCGAATCTTGAGGCCCTGTTAGCAGGACGGCCATTGCCTTATAACCGCCAGGCGGGTCGCACCTCTGAGGTTCCATCGGGGGCCAATGTTGGCTCCCAAGGGGATGATCCCCGCCGTCATGGGGCGCAAGTCCAGGACTAA
- a CDS encoding SDR family NAD(P)-dependent oxidoreductase: protein MPRALITGASSGIGAEFARQLAPQGYDLVLTARSQAALEHLASELRQSQGIEVEVIPLDLTQADAPSQLYQQTSDRNLQIDLLINNAGFGDYGEFAQGDRHKLLGMVQLNITALTDLTYQFLQPMRSRQSGTILNIGSIGGFQPIPYLALYAASKAFVLSFSEALWAENKDLGVKVMAICPGPTATGFNDVAGFSENETANTSPGLASVESVVSESLKVMKRDSGSAVVGGWANHLITSIPRLLPRDTLAQVVGEQFRPKPPSQD, encoded by the coding sequence ATGCCCAGAGCCTTAATTACCGGTGCATCATCAGGAATTGGCGCTGAATTTGCTCGCCAACTTGCCCCCCAAGGCTATGACTTAGTCCTCACGGCTCGATCGCAAGCTGCATTAGAACACCTCGCCAGCGAACTGCGCCAGAGTCAGGGCATTGAGGTGGAGGTAATTCCTCTGGATTTGACCCAAGCCGATGCCCCCAGTCAGTTGTATCAGCAGACGAGCGATCGCAACCTCCAGATTGATTTATTAATCAACAATGCTGGCTTTGGCGACTATGGGGAATTTGCCCAGGGCGATCGCCACAAACTCCTAGGAATGGTGCAACTGAATATCACCGCCCTGACAGACCTAACCTATCAATTTCTCCAACCTATGCGATCGCGCCAATCGGGAACCATCCTCAACATCGGCTCCATCGGCGGCTTCCAACCCATCCCCTACCTCGCCCTATACGCCGCCAGCAAAGCCTTTGTCCTCAGCTTTAGCGAAGCCCTCTGGGCTGAGAACAAAGACCTAGGCGTCAAAGTCATGGCCATTTGTCCCGGGCCAACCGCAACGGGATTTAACGACGTCGCCGGATTTTCCGAAAACGAGACGGCCAACACCTCCCCAGGACTTGCCTCCGTAGAGTCCGTCGTCAGTGAATCCCTCAAAGTCATGAAACGCGATAGTGGCAGTGCCGTCGTCGGGGGCTGGGCCAACCATCTCATTACCAGTATCCCCCGTCTCTTGCCCCGAGACACCCTCGCCCAAGTCGTTGGGGAGCAATTCCGACCCAAACCCCCAAGCCAAGATTAG
- a CDS encoding tetratricopeptide repeat protein: MNVEIQQFFGFFLLLAIALAGMGVMVWAYVGSGSQAILFPQPVPSQTGDAEAFEAGCDAFKQGQYAIAIAAFETELRSHPKHPEAYHNRGLAFANLRQDDKAVENLLKASQEYAEADRPDALALLREQLQALKARKLARTS; encoded by the coding sequence GTGAACGTGGAAATTCAGCAATTTTTCGGTTTTTTTCTACTGTTGGCGATCGCCCTTGCGGGAATGGGGGTGATGGTCTGGGCCTATGTGGGCAGTGGCAGTCAGGCGATCTTGTTTCCTCAACCGGTTCCGTCTCAAACCGGTGACGCTGAAGCCTTTGAGGCAGGTTGCGACGCCTTTAAACAGGGCCAGTATGCCATCGCCATCGCGGCTTTTGAAACTGAGTTGCGATCGCACCCGAAGCACCCAGAAGCCTATCACAACCGAGGACTGGCCTTTGCCAACCTACGGCAAGATGACAAAGCCGTGGAAAATCTTCTCAAAGCCAGTCAAGAGTACGCCGAAGCCGATCGCCCCGACGCGTTAGCCCTATTGCGAGAGCAATTACAGGCCCTGAAAGCTCGTAAACTGGCTAGAACCTCCTAA
- a CDS encoding DUF1257 domain-containing protein, which yields MSHFSTLRTKITDAEVLKSSLRDLGINVKTEADVRGYNGQRVRADLVAVLDGEYDLGWSRNGDGSFDLIADLWGVAKKHNQTELINSINQKYAVNKTLAEVRRPGLQNANVKLMVQK from the coding sequence ATGTCTCACTTTAGCACCCTGCGCACCAAAATCACTGACGCTGAAGTTTTGAAATCGTCTCTGCGTGATCTCGGCATCAATGTGAAAACCGAAGCCGATGTGCGTGGTTACAACGGTCAACGGGTTCGTGCTGATCTCGTCGCGGTTCTCGACGGTGAGTACGATCTCGGCTGGTCTCGCAATGGCGATGGTTCCTTTGACCTGATCGCTGACCTCTGGGGCGTTGCTAAAAAGCACAATCAAACTGAATTGATCAACTCCATCAATCAGAAGTATGCGGTCAACAAGACTCTGGCTGAAGTCCGCCGTCCGGGTCTGCAAAACGCCAACGTTAAGCTGATGGTTCAAAAGTAG
- a CDS encoding AAA family ATPase, with translation MKEELNILIQAQYPLIYLVTFEEERSEQAIEVIAQSVKPQRRVFTWTSTKGLIDYSQSGGANPHNTLSPEAALDWVIRHKEPGIYIFKDLHPFLENPNVTRAIRDAIAYFRGTDKTIILMSPVQSVPVELEKEVVVLDFPLPDLNELNRVLSRQLADSRSKRISTEAREKLLKAALGLTKDEAEKVYRKAQVTANRLTEEEVDIVLSEKKQLIRRNGILEYIDEDETIDSVGGLEELKRWLFQRSNAFTEKAREYGLPQPKGMLILGVPGCGKSMIAKTTARLWGLPLLRLDLGRVYDGSMVGRSEANLRNALKTAESISPAILFIDELDKAFAGGAGSGDSDGGTSSRIFGSFLTWMQEKTSPVFVMATANRVERLPGEFLRKGRFDEIFFVDLPTREERQEIYRIHLLKRRTDISRFDLDQLAKVSEGFSGAEIEQATIAAMYEAFAQDREFTQLDIIAAVKSTLPLSKTMTEQVTALRDWARQRARPAAAAMADYQRMES, from the coding sequence ATGAAAGAAGAGCTAAACATTCTTATCCAGGCTCAATACCCTTTAATATACCTCGTGACCTTTGAGGAGGAGCGGTCTGAACAGGCGATTGAGGTGATTGCCCAGTCTGTGAAACCGCAGCGCCGGGTCTTTACCTGGACGTCCACTAAAGGATTGATTGACTACAGTCAGTCAGGTGGAGCTAATCCTCATAACACCCTATCTCCAGAAGCCGCATTAGACTGGGTTATCCGTCATAAGGAACCAGGGATTTATATCTTTAAAGATTTACATCCTTTCCTGGAAAACCCTAATGTCACCCGAGCGATTCGGGATGCGATCGCCTACTTCCGAGGTACCGATAAGACCATTATTCTAATGTCTCCGGTCCAAAGTGTGCCCGTCGAGTTAGAGAAAGAAGTGGTAGTTTTGGACTTCCCGCTTCCCGATCTCAACGAACTCAACCGAGTTCTTTCACGACAGTTAGCGGATTCGCGCAGTAAGCGCATCAGCACTGAGGCTCGTGAGAAGCTCCTCAAGGCAGCGTTGGGACTCACCAAGGACGAAGCAGAAAAGGTCTATCGCAAAGCCCAAGTCACCGCAAACCGGTTGACGGAAGAGGAAGTTGACATTGTCCTGTCGGAGAAAAAGCAACTCATCCGCCGCAATGGCATCTTGGAATACATTGACGAGGATGAAACCATTGACTCCGTCGGGGGACTCGAAGAGCTGAAACGCTGGCTCTTTCAACGTTCTAATGCTTTCACCGAGAAGGCGCGGGAATACGGCTTACCCCAACCCAAAGGAATGTTGATTCTCGGGGTTCCCGGTTGTGGTAAATCCATGATTGCCAAGACCACGGCCCGCCTCTGGGGACTGCCGCTGCTGCGGTTGGATCTTGGTCGGGTGTATGACGGGTCCATGGTGGGGCGTTCAGAAGCGAATCTGCGCAATGCCCTAAAAACCGCCGAGTCTATCTCCCCAGCCATTCTCTTTATTGATGAATTGGATAAAGCCTTCGCCGGGGGAGCGGGTTCCGGGGATTCCGATGGAGGAACCTCTAGCCGTATCTTTGGCTCCTTCCTAACCTGGATGCAGGAGAAAACCTCTCCCGTGTTCGTGATGGCAACGGCGAACCGGGTCGAACGCCTCCCAGGGGAATTCCTCCGCAAAGGACGGTTTGATGAAATCTTCTTTGTGGACTTACCCACCCGGGAAGAGCGTCAAGAAATTTACCGCATCCATCTGTTGAAGCGACGCACGGATATCAGCCGCTTCGATTTGGATCAACTCGCGAAAGTTTCCGAAGGATTTTCGGGGGCAGAAATCGAGCAAGCAACCATTGCCGCGATGTATGAGGCGTTTGCCCAGGATCGCGAGTTCACCCAGCTCGACATTATCGCCGCCGTGAAATCCACGCTACCGCTGTCCAAAACCATGACCGAACAGGTCACTGCGCTACGAGATTGGGCAAGACAGCGAGCGCGTCCAGCTGCGGCTGCCATGGCTGACTATCAGCGCATGGAGTCGTAG
- a CDS encoding Ycf51 family protein yields MMYCQLPLAFLTPADFLQATLWALGTTAVFAVLALLAFLLQWGFRFRLVGITGFMAVLTVGLFSLSLFPITTTLVPGSVPYTVVYDNGAGQVVIKLPTDINESQLEATLRQAAINQFSPGRLGQNLMVRGRVLLHPEEDVTEPLFIGQVTRSQSDGDERDFNIEINRDALARL; encoded by the coding sequence ATGATGTATTGCCAACTTCCATTAGCCTTTTTAACTCCTGCCGACTTTTTACAAGCCACCCTCTGGGCTTTGGGGACGACGGCCGTCTTTGCCGTACTGGCCCTGCTGGCGTTTCTCTTGCAATGGGGCTTTCGCTTCCGACTCGTGGGAATAACTGGCTTTATGGCCGTTTTAACGGTGGGGCTGTTCTCCCTGAGTCTATTTCCCATCACCACCACTCTGGTTCCGGGTTCTGTCCCCTATACCGTCGTCTATGACAATGGAGCAGGACAGGTGGTGATTAAACTGCCCACTGACATCAACGAGAGCCAACTCGAAGCCACACTCCGTCAGGCCGCCATTAACCAGTTTTCTCCTGGACGCTTAGGGCAAAATCTAATGGTTCGTGGACGCGTGCTATTACACCCAGAAGAGGATGTCACGGAACCCCTCTTTATTGGACAAGTGACGCGATCGCAGTCTGATGGCGATGAACGTGACTTTAACATTGAGATTAACCGGGATGCTTTGGCTCGCCTTTAA
- a CDS encoding PEP-CTERM sorting domain-containing protein (PEP-CTERM proteins occur, often in large numbers, in the proteomes of bacteria that also encode an exosortase, a predicted intramembrane cysteine proteinase. The presence of a PEP-CTERM domain at a protein's C-terminus predicts cleavage within the sorting domain, followed by covalent anchoring to some some component of the (usually Gram-negative) cell surface. Many PEP-CTERM proteins exhibit an unusual sequence composition that includes large numbers of potential glycosylation sites. Expression of one such protein has been shown restore the ability of a bacterium to form floc, a type of biofilm.) yields the protein MLLGTLAWCGLLVTSAHAQDTGGSGGGGVAPTPTPTPTPTPEPTPTPTPTPTPTPTPEPTPTPTPTPAPIIVPPPSSDDDSTSIIVPPPPTDDSSTSVPEPTSVLALLALGGMAAGLRKSRKR from the coding sequence ATGCTACTCGGGACTCTAGCCTGGTGCGGTCTATTGGTCACGTCGGCCCACGCGCAAGACACTGGAGGTAGTGGCGGCGGTGGGGTAGCCCCCACACCTACACCCACACCTACACCCACACCGGAACCTACCCCGACACCCACACCCACACCCACACCCACACCCACACCGGAACCTACCCCGACACCCACACCCACACCCGCACCCATCATCGTTCCTCCCCCTTCGAGTGATGACGATTCGACATCCATCATCGTTCCTCCCCCTCCGACGGACGACAGTTCGACTTCCGTTCCTGAACCTACATCGGTCTTAGCTCTGCTGGCCCTTGGGGGGATGGCCGCCGGTCTCCGGAAATCTCGTAAGCGGTAA
- a CDS encoding O-antigen ligase family protein → MQPAVQRLYSLLFALSLLALNPWGETRGEIWTVPKIGVLIALYGLNLVLLWRKPLRFHSYHWLSLIFWGAWLGLGAIAVLESPIPRRAFWGQDEMGDGWFYWAVLANFTLSNTALLRQYPHLLRSQLKGLLLGGVVLVLAMIPQLIDWRIDYTQTMGELLRPGILRSTIFQDHQPIGTYSHRGHVAFVLSFLCILLLLLRQWRWLSREKTVLGLALFGGMLWMLRTRVGILVFVVGVLYLFGRRYKRTMIALCLLGGLLMGLITFSRPIEGLPLIKQITSDRVYLWHLGRSGIRERPLWGWGFNGFGVAYAHLVEKHSDNSRRIEVIHDVYYEALTPEGNIEFEMLISNKAHNLILDTWVSTGVFGLISYLGLLGFYAYSAYQAPLARLEVIVIIYVTFTFTWFEAAQFSHLVWWGLSLAWYRPQTGADSSPPLLPPQLDEKQETPPVGESPEDEIPNETGDSLSSS, encoded by the coding sequence TTGCAGCCGGCTGTCCAACGACTCTATTCACTCCTATTCGCCTTGAGTCTTCTAGCCCTGAATCCCTGGGGCGAGACTCGGGGCGAAATTTGGACTGTGCCGAAAATTGGGGTCTTAATTGCCCTTTATGGACTCAACCTGGTTCTACTGTGGCGAAAACCCCTTCGCTTCCACTCTTACCATTGGCTGAGTCTTATTTTTTGGGGGGCTTGGTTAGGCTTAGGGGCGATCGCCGTTTTGGAGAGTCCTATCCCAAGACGAGCCTTTTGGGGACAGGATGAGATGGGAGATGGCTGGTTTTACTGGGCGGTTTTAGCGAACTTTACCCTCAGTAATACCGCCTTACTAAGACAGTATCCCCACCTGTTGCGATCGCAACTCAAAGGATTGCTCCTAGGAGGGGTGGTGCTGGTGCTGGCCATGATTCCCCAACTCATTGATTGGCGCATTGACTACACCCAAACCATGGGAGAACTACTGCGACCCGGAATTTTACGCAGCACCATTTTCCAGGATCACCAACCCATCGGCACCTATTCTCATCGGGGTCACGTGGCCTTTGTGCTCAGTTTCCTCTGTATCTTGCTGTTGCTGCTGCGACAGTGGCGCTGGCTTTCCCGAGAAAAGACCGTCTTAGGACTGGCCCTATTTGGGGGGATGCTCTGGATGTTACGAACCCGAGTGGGCATTTTAGTGTTTGTCGTTGGGGTTCTGTATCTATTCGGTCGGCGATATAAGCGCACGATGATCGCCCTCTGTCTGCTGGGAGGTCTCTTGATGGGACTGATTACCTTCAGCCGTCCCATTGAAGGATTACCCCTGATTAAGCAAATCACCTCAGATCGGGTTTATCTCTGGCACTTGGGGCGATCGGGGATTCGAGAGCGTCCCTTATGGGGTTGGGGTTTCAATGGCTTTGGCGTTGCTTACGCGCACCTGGTAGAGAAGCATTCCGACAATAGCCGACGCATTGAGGTCATCCATGATGTTTACTACGAAGCCCTTACCCCAGAGGGAAACATTGAATTTGAAATGCTGATTTCCAATAAAGCCCATAATCTGATTCTCGATACTTGGGTCTCTACAGGAGTTTTCGGCTTAATCAGCTACTTAGGTCTGTTGGGGTTTTATGCCTATAGTGCTTATCAGGCCCCGCTCGCTCGCCTAGAAGTCATCGTTATTATTTATGTGACCTTCACCTTCACTTGGTTTGAGGCGGCGCAATTTAGCCATCTTGTCTGGTGGGGACTCAGTTTAGCCTGGTATCGTCCGCAAACTGGTGCTGACTCCTCACCGCCGTTACTTCCACCACAGCTCGATGAAAAACAGGAGACCCCCCCAGTGGGAGAATCTCCTGAAGATGAGATCCCCAATGAGACCGGGGACTCCTTATCAAGTTCTTAG